Genomic segment of Thermoplasmata archaeon:
GCGGACTGTCCGGGGAAGCCGTCAAACCAGTAGGTGTAAGGGCCATATACGACCTGAAGAGCGTTCTGGACATCCCATTGGTCGGAGTGGGAGGGATATCGGATTGGAGGGATGCTGCCGAATACATCATGGCCGGCGCAAGTGCCTTCCAAGTGGGAAGCGCCGTAGGCACCAAGGGGCTCTGCGTCTTCAAGAAGATAAACGAGGGTCTCGCATCCTTCATGGAGGAGTACGGGTACTCTTCCATCAGTTCTATGGTAGGTGCCGCTCATGAGTGAAGTCGTAACGATCAAGAAGGTTATCGAAGAGGCCTACGATACCAAGACATTCGTCTTCGACTGGGATGCGGTTGTGCACCCGGGCCAGTTCATCATGATATGGATCCCTGGAACGGATGAGATCCCCATGTCCGTATCAGGCATATGCGAGAAGACTAAGAGCATCACTGTCAAGGCCATCGGCGATGCTACCAAGAGACTCCACGAATTCAAGGAAGGGGACAAGCTTTCGATAAGGGGGCCGTTCGGAAACGGTTTCGACCTTACCGATAAGAACATACTGATCATTGGCGGCGGCGTAGGTACCGCTGCAGTAATGCCTGCTGTTGTCCAAACCGGTGCAGATACCATCATCGCTGCCCGTTCGGATAAAGACCTCATCATGCTCGACAGAGCCGAGAAGCATGCGGCCAACCTTTGGATAGCTACAGACGACGGAAGCGTCGGATTCCACGGAAATGCCGTGCAGCTCATGAAAGAGAAGCTGAAGGAGAAAACCTACAGATACATCATCGCATGCGGGCCGGAGGTCATGCTCTATTTCACCTACAAGGCATGCGAAGAGCTGAACCAGGACTGCCAGCTATCCTTGGAGAGATATATGAAATGCGGTGCGGGAGTCTGCGGATGCTGTGTCATGGACGATAAGCGCATCTGTAAAGACGGCCCCGTATTCACTAAAGAGCAGATTTCACAGCTGACCGAGTTCGGGGTATCCAAGAGAGATGCCTGCGGACGTGTCGTTAAGTTCAGGTGAAGATGACACAGGCTGACCACGTCACCGTGCTCCACGGCAGTATGACCGTGGATGTCCCCAGGAAGATTTTCAAGGGTAAGGACTGCAAGATAGATCAAGATGAAGTCGCTCCTTTCAAGAAGATCATCCAGAGCCGCTATCCCTGGATTTCAGACAATGCCGTCACGGTGATCCTCAACAAGGCCCAGATGGAGATGCTGCGCGTACGCGACGAGGAGACAAACGGCCGCGAATACAGCAAGACTCTGGCAGAGAAGGGCAAGCTAGACGATGCTATCGCCCATCTCAGGCTCCGTCTGGAGCTGAACCCTGAAGATGCCAAATCCTGGCTTGATCTTGCGGAATTGCTCTTCAAGAAAGGCGATATCAAAGGAGGGTTCGAAGCCAAGAGGAAAGGCGATGAGCTCTACCAGAGAAAGCAACGATATCAATAAATACGGTCAA
This window contains:
- a CDS encoding dihydroorotate dehydrogenase electron transfer subunit, which gives rise to MSEVVTIKKVIEEAYDTKTFVFDWDAVVHPGQFIMIWIPGTDEIPMSVSGICEKTKSITVKAIGDATKRLHEFKEGDKLSIRGPFGNGFDLTDKNILIIGGGVGTAAVMPAVVQTGADTIIAARSDKDLIMLDRAEKHAANLWIATDDGSVGFHGNAVQLMKEKLKEKTYRYIIACGPEVMLYFTYKACEELNQDCQLSLERYMKCGAGVCGCCVMDDKRICKDGPVFTKEQISQLTEFGVSKRDACGRVVKFR
- a CDS encoding tetratricopeptide repeat protein, yielding MTQADHVTVLHGSMTVDVPRKIFKGKDCKIDQDEVAPFKKIIQSRYPWISDNAVTVILNKAQMEMLRVRDEETNGREYSKTLAEKGKLDDAIAHLRLRLELNPEDAKSWLDLAELLFKKGDIKGGFEAKRKGDELYQRKQRYQ